The Gopherus flavomarginatus isolate rGopFla2 chromosome 4, rGopFla2.mat.asm, whole genome shotgun sequence genomic interval CAAAAGtgtccccagttcctaatgaacatagacccctcctctctacaccttCGTCTCATCCACTCATTGagtctctgaagctctgcctgcctacctggccctgagcgtggaactgggagcatttctgagaatgccaccatagaggtcctggatttcagtctcttccctagcagcttaaatttggcttccaggacatctttcctacccttccctatgtcattggtacctacatgtaccaccaccaccggctcctccccagcactgcacataagtctgtctagatgcctcgagagatccgcaatcttcgcaccaggcaggcaagtcaccatacgattctcctggtcatcacaaacccagctatctatgtttctaatgattgaatctcccattactaacacctgtcttttcctagaaactggagttccctcccctggagaggtaacctcagtgtgagaagcaaccccagcaccatctggaaggagggtcccaactatgggaaggtttccctctgctcccattgactgctctgcttccctgggcctttcttccttctCAACAGCACACAGACTGTCTGagtggaggtgggacaattctacagtgtcccagaaagcctcatcaacatacctctctgcctgtcttagctcctccagttccgccaccctggcctccaaagtccgtacgtggtctctgagggccaggaactccttgcactgactgcacacatacgccacccggccacagggcaggtaatcatacatgctacactcagtgcaataaactggatagctcccactctgctgctgggcttctgcctgcattgtctcctagttaatgaaagggtgggtTTAAAGAAAGGgattttggaatatggtttggagtataggttttaaggggcatacaggggaacaggtaggactgAGAAGGGACCCtcgctcccctcccactcccccgccaaactcccttgcgaaactccctgttagcagcccctggtcgcttgtgtgcggctttataaagccccggcctgagtgaatgcccgcccactgattaaggctcagccaattaccagaggcttcaagctttcaaaccttcctttgaagctcagggcctccaactgccagccatagcacacggtccttcacacaaccaaccaaccaaacagactgacaaacacaagctcagcacacagcaagtaacccccaaacacaaacacacacacactacagacagtcacttaccccacagatgctgtatttgctcctccttcacctggagaactcccttgagaaactccctgttagcagcccctgttcgcccACCAACAGCGCTGtacctcactccccgtccacactggcaaggcacatatagCGCTGCATCTCCGTGGCTACAGTGCTGCTTGTACTCCCCCTccctgagaggaataaagagaatagcactgctgctgcagcgctgcgCCGACAGTGTAAACAAggaataatcttagtacgctgtaactgacctccagaagcttcccataatccttttaagtgaaggttcctctcttttgttttgttgtgaactctgggctccggagctgcttatcagaaaaacaaacacagctcctgtttgctgtgaatgagcgggggggggggggtccctttggaacgcccacagctagtgttcgCTTGCGGAGAGCGGGAGGGAGGgcgcttgaggagagaagcagtgcaGCAGGAAGGGGGTCCATTTCGGcagcggctgcttatctggtctgagagggaaaaaacaaacagctgttgtttgctttcagggagtgagagaggggtgggggagggggtcggaacttgcaaggcagctgctgacagactgtcggctccaaaaatccactctctctatctcgcccacgctccctgtcacactccaccccctcccccttttgaAAACCACATTGCAGGCACTTGAACGCTGGAATAGCTGCCCATaaagcaccactcccaatgccgctgcagatgctgcaaatgtggccacgacagtgcgctggtagctgtcagtgtggacagactgcagcactttccgtacttagctgtacgaagacaggtttaactcccagtgctgtacaactgCAAGCTGCATAccctaagagtgacagagttgcAGTGATCTGTCAATCCAAAGTATCTTTCAGGGCGGacccaggaggaaggtcctggggGTCTCCAGCTTCAGTTTGGTTTCTCTGGCCCTTtgagttttaaaaaagcaaaagagaagaaaaatcttCATGTCCAGTacttttatttccctcttccagcattCAAAGGAATGGGGCAAGTCCTTCTGCATGTACTTCTCCATGGGTGGATGGGGCAATTAATGGCCCACTTAAATGTTGATAGCTCTTCTGGATGGACTGGGGGAAGGGAAATTCCCTTGCAGGGGTTCAcaaattcagagcaaacattttcaaagttacaaagcaaaatttacatattttcttatagcCTGGAATATAGACATTATGAGTGAGATTCAGACATGCAGCAACTTAGAAGCATCTcgtagagtctaaacactaaaaacATTCTTATATGACTAACacctattttgaacaaaactaacatacaggtgaaatGATCTGGTCTCtagctatgagtttgtcagttcttagctaatgcctgaagtcttgaaaagagctggcacctgctctgccagcagcacAACCTGATTATTATACTGCTGCCTGGGACATCTCACTGTTACCCATTTTTCATACTTAGAATTAGCTATAAATTCCCAATACTTTGATTCCTATCGCTtatccagtttttaatctatggCAGGATTCATCTCTTGACCCAGAGTGAAGTAAGGAaggtttcacagaatcataggactggtagggaccttgagagttcatctagtccactcccctgcactcatggcaggactaagtattatctagaccatccctgacaggtgtttgtctaatctgctcttaaaaatctccaatgatggagattccgcaacctctctgggcaatttattccagtgctgaacCACCTTGatggttaggaagtttttcttactgtccaacctaaaccgcccttgctgcaatttaaggacATTTTAGTGGAAAACCTTTTGGAAATCTAAATAACCTACACCAACTGATTCCCCTTCGGACTTTAATTGATTACACCTAGTAGGTTAAAGGGTATGTTTGTAAGTCTTTCGTGATTCAGTATGTTCAATGTGTAAAAAGAAACATTCCCAAATCCGAAATTTTGCAGTCAAATATGATACCAGGGTAAAAGGCACATTAGAAACACATAGACAGGAAATCTGTATGTTAAAACAACCTCAGTGATGACGGAtggttaaaataaaaagaatactGCATATCagttagaaaaataaaatgtatatcaAGGATCCTCAAATGCGTTTGCATTGTGTGTATCACATTTGTCAGTGATGATATTCTAAATAAagtttgtttgggttttaaaaAGAATACAGCTATCTACACTTGCCTTTACGTACTGAAAACAATGAGTGGTGTGCAGGATGTTTAGATGTTGTCTCTTTCAATTAGAAAATGGAAACTGCACCACGAGGACAGGAATTAATGATGGAGAATTCATCCTACACATTGATGTTGACTGTTCTGTGATCCTCAGTGT includes:
- the LOC127048856 gene encoding uncharacterized protein LOC127048856, whose protein sequence is MQAEAQQQSGSYPVYCTECSMYDYLPCGRVAYVCSQCKEFLALRDHVRTLEARVAELEELRQAERYVDEAFWDTVELSHLHSDSLCAVEKEERPREAEQSMGAEGNLPIVGTLLPDGAGVASHTEVTSPGEGTPVSRKRQVLVMGDSIIRNIDSWVCDDQENRMVTCLPGAKIADLSRHLDRLMCSAGEEPVVVVHVGTNDIGKGRKDVLEAKFKLLGKRLKSRTSMVAFSEMLPVPRSGPGRQAELQRLNEWMRRRCREEGSMFIRNWGHFWDGKSLYRRDGLHLNQSGTRLLALNIKKVVEQFLN